A single genomic interval of uncultured Pseudodesulfovibrio sp. harbors:
- a CDS encoding DUF362 domain-containing protein: protein MSETVAIARILEYESTLLDSATALLLEEIGLVPTFGQRILVKPNLVNSGNARHCCTHPLVVRAACKYLLDAGADVIVADSPAFGPASHVARASGLTKALSGIGLKVRSLKRAVPLELSGGGTIGLSLDAMEAERILNVPKLKVHCQMTMSGAVKNMFGCVVGFRKAMAHNQLGHSHEVFRAMLMDVYDALPQTYHLMDGIHPLHRDGPTKGVPFELGLLAASRNGVALDTAAYSILDLSPNQIPLWSEALKRFMPGSDPADIEYPLEGPELFDATGFEMSPQRDLEFDPVRLVKGRVRSLLKHFTKS from the coding sequence ATGTCCGAAACCGTCGCCATTGCCCGCATACTGGAATACGAATCCACCCTTCTCGATTCGGCCACTGCACTGCTGCTTGAGGAAATAGGCCTTGTGCCGACCTTTGGGCAGCGAATACTCGTCAAACCGAATCTGGTGAATTCCGGCAACGCGCGCCACTGCTGCACCCATCCTCTGGTGGTCCGAGCGGCCTGCAAATATTTGCTGGACGCCGGAGCGGACGTGATCGTGGCAGATTCTCCGGCATTCGGTCCGGCGTCCCATGTGGCCCGGGCCTCCGGCCTGACAAAAGCACTGAGCGGGATCGGCCTCAAGGTTCGCAGCCTCAAACGGGCGGTGCCGCTTGAACTTTCCGGCGGCGGCACCATCGGCCTGTCCCTTGATGCCATGGAGGCGGAACGCATCCTCAACGTGCCGAAGCTGAAAGTCCACTGCCAGATGACCATGTCCGGGGCAGTGAAAAACATGTTCGGCTGCGTGGTCGGATTTCGCAAGGCAATGGCCCACAACCAGCTCGGGCACAGTCATGAGGTTTTCCGGGCCATGCTCATGGACGTCTACGACGCCCTGCCGCAGACATACCACCTGATGGACGGCATCCACCCCCTGCACAGGGACGGCCCCACCAAGGGAGTGCCCTTTGAACTCGGACTGCTTGCCGCTTCCCGGAACGGCGTGGCCCTCGACACTGCGGCGTATTCCATCCTTGACCTGTCACCGAACCAGATTCCGCTCTGGAGCGAAGCCCTGAAACGGTTCATGCCCGGTTCCGACCCGGCGGACATCGAATACCCGCTTGAAGGGCCGGAACTTTTCGACGCCACTGGATTCGAGATGTCACCGCAACGCGATCTTGAGTTCGACCCGGTGCGTCTCGTCAAAGGCCGGGTTCGCAGTCTGCTGAAACACTTCACAAAATCCTGA
- a CDS encoding acyltransferase family protein, with the protein MQFYTPAEKRIPMLDVARFFGIFLVYYGHIIERLMYLKNPVATAQYKFIYSFHMPFFFLLAGFTLAPDRLLLPVGRFVKKTLASRLLPYFVFTALLAVLSLCFAGHFVVVDLSNAEGYLKGLAATLMGFPIFNIPLWFMACLVSVEVLHFTVGRFFDSSPRIIVAAILFYFGGYYLTANVQFVPGPNFWFLHEALVVYSFYLLGVLFRREGVLLGAQPRWRLIVASAVCLAVVVFTYDLNTGPFRLFDAVVIVLSGHGSVFLFPLTALAGSLFLLFAARCAGANRFLMFMGENALILFCLNGIFYHFFNGPFAAWFAERFPGHWAAVTGGGFVFTVVSLACCVPVVVALNKLLPQLVGKPGKSGPILPRLYRRQAGL; encoded by the coding sequence ATGCAGTTCTATACACCCGCTGAAAAACGCATTCCCATGCTCGACGTCGCCCGGTTCTTCGGTATCTTTCTGGTCTACTACGGCCATATCATCGAACGATTGATGTACTTGAAAAATCCCGTTGCCACGGCCCAGTACAAATTCATTTATTCTTTTCACATGCCGTTCTTTTTCCTGCTTGCCGGGTTCACGCTTGCGCCGGACAGGCTGCTCCTGCCGGTGGGGCGGTTCGTGAAAAAGACATTGGCTTCGCGTCTGCTGCCGTATTTTGTTTTCACTGCGCTTCTGGCGGTTCTGAGCCTGTGCTTCGCCGGTCATTTCGTGGTGGTGGACTTGTCCAATGCGGAGGGCTACCTGAAGGGGCTTGCCGCCACACTGATGGGGTTCCCGATTTTCAACATCCCGCTGTGGTTCATGGCGTGCCTCGTGTCCGTGGAAGTGCTGCATTTCACGGTGGGGCGTTTTTTCGACAGCTCCCCCCGGATAATCGTGGCGGCGATCCTGTTCTACTTCGGCGGTTACTATCTGACGGCGAACGTCCAGTTCGTCCCCGGCCCGAACTTCTGGTTCCTGCATGAAGCGCTCGTGGTCTATTCGTTCTATCTGCTCGGAGTGTTGTTCCGGCGTGAAGGCGTCCTGCTCGGCGCACAGCCGAGGTGGCGTCTCATTGTCGCAAGTGCCGTCTGTCTGGCCGTGGTGGTGTTCACGTATGATCTCAACACCGGGCCGTTCCGTCTGTTCGATGCCGTCGTGATCGTACTTTCCGGTCATGGCAGCGTTTTCCTGTTCCCCTTGACCGCGTTGGCCGGAAGCCTGTTCCTGCTGTTTGCTGCCCGGTGCGCCGGGGCGAACCGTTTTCTCATGTTCATGGGGGAAAACGCGCTTATCCTGTTCTGTCTGAACGGGATATTCTATCATTTCTTCAATGGCCCGTTTGCGGCGTGGTTTGCTGAGAGATTCCCCGGCCACTGGGCAGCGGTCACCGGCGGAGGCTTCGTGTTTACCGTCGTGAGTCTGGCCTGCTGTGTGCCCGTGGTCGTGGCATTGAACAAGTTGTTGCCGCAGCTTGTGGGCAAACCGGGCAAGTCCGGTCCGATTCTGCCCCGGCTGTATCGGAGGCAGGCCGGACTATGA
- a CDS encoding cold shock domain-containing protein gives MRLEGEVTWFNEQKGFGFITGDDGLDVFVHYTEIIRDGFQTLEPGERVSYTLTDVEVGPKAVDVRLTADGAHASLI, from the coding sequence GTGCGGCTAGAAGGTGAAGTGACCTGGTTCAATGAACAAAAAGGGTTCGGTTTCATAACCGGTGATGATGGGTTGGATGTCTTTGTCCATTATACCGAGATCATTCGGGACGGTTTTCAAACCCTTGAGCCGGGAGAGCGTGTTTCCTATACCCTGACGGATGTGGAAGTCGGTCCCAAGGCCGTCGATGTCCGCCTGACCGCAGACGGAGCGCATGCTTCGTTGATCTGA
- a CDS encoding hydrogenase small subunit — MKFSVGHGRDGAVERLEKRGVTRRDFMKFCGTVAAVMGMGPAFAPKVAEALTSDNRPDVVWLHNAECTGCSESILRTVEPYIDALILDYISLNYHETIMAAAGEAAEKALWDTVNAGKYVAVIEGGVPTAVCGTENEAGGHGKVGGHTMLENTTKVVDKAIATITYGTCAAYGGVQKAKPNPTKVKGVAELLPGKPVINVPGCPPNPFSLVGTIVHFVTKGIPELDDALRPVAFYGETVHDNCPRQEFFDNDQFAPSFGSEEARKGWCLRKLGCRGPETYNNCPTVKFNQYNWPVQAGHPCIGCSQPDFWDGADWDGETYMYADLTDL; from the coding sequence ATGAAATTTTCCGTAGGTCATGGCAGGGACGGAGCCGTGGAACGGCTGGAAAAACGCGGCGTTACCCGTCGTGATTTCATGAAGTTCTGCGGAACCGTGGCCGCAGTGATGGGCATGGGTCCGGCTTTCGCTCCGAAAGTCGCCGAAGCCCTCACCAGCGACAACAGGCCCGACGTCGTCTGGCTGCACAATGCTGAATGTACAGGTTGTTCCGAGTCCATTCTGAGGACAGTGGAGCCTTACATTGATGCGCTGATTCTGGATTATATCTCTCTCAACTACCATGAGACCATCATGGCCGCAGCTGGCGAAGCCGCTGAAAAGGCCCTGTGGGATACCGTTAACGCCGGCAAGTACGTCGCCGTTATCGAGGGTGGCGTTCCGACCGCAGTCTGCGGTACCGAGAACGAAGCAGGCGGTCACGGCAAGGTCGGTGGCCACACCATGCTTGAAAATACCACCAAGGTTGTTGACAAGGCTATTGCCACCATCACTTACGGCACCTGTGCCGCTTACGGTGGTGTCCAGAAAGCCAAGCCGAATCCGACCAAGGTCAAGGGTGTCGCTGAATTGCTGCCCGGTAAGCCGGTTATCAACGTGCCCGGTTGCCCGCCGAACCCGTTCTCCCTGGTCGGCACGATCGTGCATTTCGTGACCAAGGGTATTCCGGAGCTCGACGATGCGCTTCGTCCGGTCGCTTTCTACGGTGAAACCGTACATGACAACTGCCCCAGGCAGGAGTTCTTCGATAATGACCAGTTTGCTCCTTCCTTCGGTTCCGAAGAGGCCCGCAAGGGTTGGTGTCTGCGCAAACTCGGTTGCCGCGGTCCCGAGACATACAACAACTGTCCGACCGTGAAGTTCAACCAGTACAACTGGCCCGTTCAGGCCGGTCATCCCTGCATCGGTTGCTCGCAGCCTGATTTCTGGGACGGCGCTGACTGGGATGGCGAAACTTACATGTACGCAGACCTCACCGACCTCTAG
- a CDS encoding YkgJ family cysteine cluster protein: protein MTSTPPTTYVLETGCGEPLRLNFLWTKDTVTALDLLPAFFSVADAIHTQSRRDLAEMGKTIGCGPGCSTCCHQLVPVSEYEALHLAKIVRSMPAPQQDRITRRFMQAITALEESALLIPLTDTYANHAHDKHRAAEIRKRYWDLKIPCPFLEDNCCSIHAHRPMACRQYLVTSDPARCSKIYSSEQSHEIVLHSFDTGGALASFSGEGIQNSRILPHILSLLAERSIRRQKYPSLSPQQMMSRFLMILATCFARKA, encoded by the coding sequence ATGACAAGCACTCCTCCCACAACATATGTTCTGGAAACAGGTTGCGGAGAACCACTTCGTCTCAATTTCTTATGGACGAAGGATACGGTTACCGCGCTCGATCTTCTGCCTGCATTTTTTTCCGTGGCTGACGCCATTCACACTCAAAGCAGGCGCGATCTTGCCGAAATGGGAAAAACCATCGGCTGCGGTCCGGGTTGCAGTACGTGCTGCCACCAGCTTGTCCCGGTAAGCGAATACGAAGCCCTGCATCTGGCAAAAATCGTACGCTCCATGCCAGCTCCGCAACAAGACCGCATCACACGAAGATTCATGCAGGCGATCACGGCGCTTGAAGAATCAGCCCTTCTGATTCCCCTGACCGACACATATGCCAACCACGCTCACGACAAGCACAGGGCCGCCGAAATCCGGAAACGTTATTGGGACCTGAAAATCCCCTGCCCTTTCCTAGAAGACAACTGCTGTTCCATACACGCTCACCGTCCAATGGCCTGCCGCCAGTACCTTGTCACTTCCGACCCCGCCAGATGCTCGAAGATCTATTCATCGGAGCAGAGCCATGAAATCGTTCTGCACTCCTTTGACACAGGCGGCGCTCTCGCGTCTTTCTCGGGCGAAGGCATTCAGAACTCCAGAATACTGCCTCACATACTCAGCCTGCTTGCCGAGCGATCCATCCGCAGACAAAAATATCCTTCTCTGTCGCCCCAACAGATGATGAGCCGATTCCTCATGATTCTGGCGACCTGTTTCGCCCGGAAAGCGTGA
- a CDS encoding iron-containing alcohol dehydrogenase, translating to MHFDFATAARIIFEPKSAHTIPALARELGSRPCLVTGSRPENAQWLVDALSADMDSPLIISISGEPDTGTIAKASETARAHGCDLVIAMGGGSVMDAGKAIAALITNTADLFDYLEVVGKGFPLGETPVPLITVPTTAGTGSEVTANAVVLSREHNVKVSLRSRAMIADIAVVDPELMVSMPPSVTAATGMDALTQLIEAYVSVGANPMTDGLCREGMRRAARSLRQACEHGNDIKARTDMALASLFSGIALANAKLGAVHGFAAPLGGQFHVPHGVACAVLLPHVMEANIRALSDGERDTITLRKFEEIARILTGNENAAPEDGIKWLKSLCSDLDMPSLPKLGVTPQDFGELADKAANASSMKGNPVQLGREDLIEILRQAS from the coding sequence ATGCATTTCGACTTTGCCACCGCAGCCCGGATCATCTTCGAGCCGAAAAGCGCCCACACCATTCCCGCGCTGGCCCGAGAGCTGGGTTCGCGCCCGTGCCTCGTCACCGGCAGCCGTCCTGAAAACGCGCAATGGCTTGTCGACGCGCTGTCCGCAGACATGGACAGCCCGCTCATCATTTCCATTTCCGGCGAACCGGACACCGGCACCATTGCCAAAGCATCAGAGACGGCACGCGCACACGGCTGCGACCTTGTCATCGCCATGGGCGGCGGCAGCGTCATGGATGCGGGCAAGGCCATTGCCGCGCTCATCACCAATACCGCCGACCTGTTCGACTATCTGGAAGTGGTGGGAAAGGGATTCCCGCTTGGGGAAACGCCCGTCCCGCTCATTACCGTGCCGACAACCGCAGGGACGGGATCGGAAGTCACGGCCAATGCAGTCGTACTCTCGCGGGAGCACAACGTGAAGGTCAGCCTGCGGTCACGGGCCATGATCGCGGATATCGCCGTGGTTGACCCGGAACTGATGGTCAGCATGCCCCCTTCGGTCACTGCCGCCACCGGCATGGACGCTCTCACCCAGCTCATCGAGGCATACGTTTCCGTAGGTGCCAATCCTATGACCGACGGGCTGTGCCGCGAAGGCATGCGACGGGCCGCGCGTTCGCTCCGCCAAGCCTGTGAACACGGCAACGACATCAAAGCACGAACCGACATGGCGCTGGCAAGCCTGTTCTCGGGCATCGCCCTTGCCAACGCGAAACTCGGCGCAGTCCATGGATTCGCGGCCCCACTGGGCGGGCAGTTTCACGTTCCGCACGGCGTGGCATGTGCCGTACTACTGCCACACGTCATGGAAGCCAATATCCGCGCCTTGAGCGACGGCGAACGCGACACCATCACATTACGTAAATTTGAGGAAATCGCCCGAATTCTCACCGGCAATGAAAATGCCGCCCCTGAGGACGGCATCAAATGGCTCAAGAGCCTCTGTTCCGATCTGGACATGCCGTCCCTGCCGAAACTCGGTGTCACACCGCAGGATTTCGGCGAACTGGCGGACAAGGCCGCCAACGCGAGCAGCATGAAAGGCAACCCGGTGCAACTCGGCCGGGAAGATCTGATTGAAATTCTCAGGCAGGCATCATAG
- a CDS encoding ATP-binding cassette domain-containing protein, which produces MRMQSLINIENVSVTRAGRVLAGPLSLRIERGGHVAVTGANGSGKTTLLKLLRGEYLPDSGGKRVYDFGAGSQHSVLGLRHRIVLVSADQQDFYFLHAARAEARSVVLSGFFDTPLLYEKASAEQERGADEIIDLLGLECLVRSEMGALSTGQVRKLLIARALVTRPDVLLLDECLEGLDAISRTEILALLEKAGDISTLVCAVHRVDDMPECVERVVVMEGGRIVSETSRDEGLDSLREIAPEVCACDLPPRVETRGFDYLLRMENVSVVVDGTRILHSVDWEVLPNENWVVAGENGAGKSTLLKLVTSELAPYADDDGAGKISRLGGMTMDEARPLIGVVSPALQASYARELGWEVTALETVLSGYRGSVGMLDEPTSEELLGAQEWLERVGLGQLGERALRRMSYGQQRRLFLARAMAGQPELLLLDEPLSGLDTISRLMMREIMQKLAEGGTPMILVTHHAEDWIPAINRVLYLERGHREFVGSREEFAVLQEKSTG; this is translated from the coding sequence ATGCGAATGCAGTCACTCATCAACATTGAAAATGTTTCAGTAACACGCGCCGGACGGGTTCTAGCCGGTCCTCTGTCGTTGCGGATTGAACGCGGCGGGCATGTTGCCGTGACCGGCGCCAACGGTTCGGGCAAGACCACATTGCTCAAATTGCTGCGCGGTGAATATCTTCCGGATTCAGGGGGAAAGCGGGTATACGATTTCGGTGCTGGGTCGCAGCATTCAGTGCTCGGGCTGCGTCACCGCATCGTGCTTGTTTCCGCCGACCAGCAGGATTTCTATTTTCTTCATGCCGCCCGTGCCGAGGCCCGTTCCGTGGTGTTGTCCGGTTTTTTCGATACGCCCCTGCTATATGAGAAAGCTTCTGCCGAGCAGGAGCGGGGTGCGGATGAAATTATTGACCTGCTTGGCCTCGAATGCTTGGTCCGAAGCGAGATGGGGGCACTGTCCACCGGACAGGTTCGCAAGTTGCTGATAGCCCGTGCGCTTGTCACTCGGCCTGATGTGCTTTTGCTGGACGAGTGCCTTGAAGGATTGGATGCCATTTCACGGACAGAGATTCTGGCTCTGCTGGAAAAGGCGGGGGATATCTCCACACTTGTTTGCGCCGTGCACCGGGTCGACGACATGCCGGAATGCGTGGAGCGGGTGGTTGTCATGGAGGGAGGGCGGATCGTGTCCGAGACGTCTCGTGATGAAGGACTGGATTCGCTGCGGGAGATTGCGCCCGAGGTGTGTGCCTGTGATTTGCCGCCACGCGTGGAGACGAGAGGTTTCGATTATCTCCTGCGTATGGAAAATGTGTCGGTGGTCGTGGACGGCACGCGTATTCTGCATTCGGTGGACTGGGAAGTCCTGCCCAACGAAAACTGGGTGGTGGCCGGTGAAAACGGTGCCGGGAAATCCACGTTGCTCAAGCTCGTCACGAGCGAACTCGCACCCTATGCGGACGACGACGGTGCCGGGAAGATATCTCGGCTGGGCGGGATGACAATGGATGAGGCGCGTCCGCTTATCGGCGTGGTGTCGCCCGCGTTGCAGGCGTCCTACGCCCGTGAACTCGGCTGGGAGGTCACCGCGCTTGAAACGGTGCTGTCCGGGTACCGCGGCAGTGTGGGGATGCTTGACGAGCCGACCAGCGAAGAATTGCTTGGCGCGCAGGAATGGCTTGAGCGTGTCGGTTTGGGGCAGCTTGGAGAACGGGCGTTGAGGAGGATGTCCTACGGGCAGCAGCGGCGGTTGTTTCTGGCGCGGGCCATGGCGGGGCAGCCGGAGCTTCTCTTGCTAGATGAACCGCTGTCCGGCCTGGATACGATTTCTCGTTTGATGATGCGTGAAATCATGCAGAAGTTGGCAGAGGGCGGGACTCCGATGATATTGGTGACACACCATGCCGAAGACTGGATACCGGCTATAAACAGGGTGCTTTATCTTGAAAGAGGGCATCGGGAATTTGTCGGCAGCCGGGAGGAATTTGCCGTGTTGCAAGAAAAATCGACAGGTTAA
- a CDS encoding RNA-binding protein: MSKNIYVGNLPWSATEDEVRAAFEAFGEVTSVKLIEDRETGRPRGFGFVEMDDAGAVEAIDNLDGKDFGGRNLKVNEAKPRVERPRW, from the coding sequence ATGTCCAAGAACATCTACGTTGGTAACCTGCCCTGGTCCGCAACTGAAGACGAAGTCCGCGCGGCTTTCGAAGCTTTCGGTGAAGTCACTTCCGTCAAGCTGATCGAAGACCGTGAAACCGGCCGCCCCCGCGGTTTCGGTTTCGTTGAGATGGACGACGCCGGTGCAGTTGAGGCTATCGACAATCTGGACGGCAAAGACTTCGGTGGCCGCAATCTCAAGGTCAACGAAGCCAAGCCCCGCGTGGAACGCCCCCGCTGGTAG
- the hypF gene encoding carbamoyltransferase HypF: MSLLARHRFTITGQVQGVGFRPFVYRIALDNAVSGTVNNSSEGVIIEVQGSAEQLYTFGEDLAAKIPPLARIVTMDMEEAEVLDGEDGFTILKSTGGTGHSVLISADVATCPDCMADISDPGNRRYRYPFTNCTNCGPRYTITRSIPYDRPQTSMACFKQCPECQGEYDDPLDRRFHAQPNACPQCGPKVWLTDREGAVIAQSDDALKHLAHELADGKIAAVKGLGGFHLVCDAASETAVNELRSRKHRPDKPLAVMVGDMDTARALADIQPAEKEWLTGLQRPIVLAAKQAPFPLAEGVAPDTNFIGLMLPYTPLHHILLGDFAEAVAKRGTDAVPALVMTSGNMSSEPIALGNREAFERLSPLADIFLFHNRDILIRTDDSVARVNPMSGDPILIRRARGFAPSPIFLPQSGPTILGTGPELKCTLTLTKGDQAFPSQHIGNMSNLETMEFYREILHHMQDILQVSPKMIVRDLHPDYMTTTVADEVSSELGIPVVPLQHHYAHIHACLAENKFTDPVIGIALDGTGLGDDGTIWGGECLMVMPEQMEHQRLAHFAHIRLPGGEAAVREPWRIAQAALWEIGVTEPGAYAWPWLDEFAQESRFLPQILKKDINAPKTSSCGRLFDGVAALCGLANTISYEGQAAIRLEKVQDMTETGVYPCPLKSDDPVSLNTHELVASVLDDLNRGVPVPKIARRFHLGLINGLTEMAFAFSTLLDIHHIALSGGVMQNLTIATELPMALQGAGLMPLTHKHLSPNDSCISLGQAAWGQRKLLLNQK; encoded by the coding sequence ATGTCTTTACTCGCTCGTCACCGCTTTACCATCACAGGACAGGTTCAGGGTGTGGGATTCCGCCCCTTTGTCTATCGTATCGCGCTGGACAACGCGGTCTCCGGTACGGTGAACAATTCAAGTGAAGGCGTCATCATCGAAGTGCAGGGATCGGCAGAGCAGCTCTACACCTTCGGCGAAGACCTTGCCGCAAAGATTCCGCCTCTGGCCCGCATCGTGACCATGGACATGGAGGAAGCCGAAGTTCTTGACGGCGAGGACGGCTTCACCATCCTCAAATCAACGGGCGGCACGGGACATTCCGTACTCATCAGCGCAGACGTGGCCACCTGCCCGGATTGCATGGCCGACATCTCCGATCCCGGCAACCGGCGTTATCGGTATCCATTCACCAACTGCACCAACTGCGGCCCGCGCTACACCATTACGCGCTCCATTCCGTATGACCGCCCCCAGACCTCCATGGCCTGCTTCAAGCAGTGTCCCGAATGTCAGGGGGAATACGACGACCCGCTCGACCGCCGCTTTCACGCCCAGCCGAACGCCTGCCCGCAGTGCGGCCCGAAAGTCTGGCTGACCGACCGTGAAGGCGCGGTCATCGCACAGAGTGACGACGCCCTGAAGCACCTCGCACACGAACTGGCCGACGGAAAAATCGCGGCGGTCAAGGGACTCGGCGGTTTCCATCTGGTCTGCGACGCTGCATCCGAAACGGCGGTCAACGAGCTCCGCAGCCGGAAACACCGTCCGGACAAGCCGCTGGCAGTCATGGTCGGAGACATGGACACGGCCCGCGCCCTGGCAGACATTCAGCCCGCGGAAAAAGAATGGCTGACTGGTTTGCAGCGTCCCATCGTGCTTGCCGCGAAACAAGCCCCGTTCCCGCTTGCCGAAGGCGTGGCCCCTGACACGAATTTCATCGGACTGATGCTGCCCTATACCCCGCTGCACCACATCCTGCTCGGCGATTTTGCCGAAGCCGTTGCCAAACGCGGTACGGATGCGGTCCCGGCACTGGTCATGACATCGGGCAACATGTCGTCCGAACCCATCGCACTGGGCAACCGCGAAGCATTTGAACGCCTTTCTCCGCTGGCGGACATTTTTCTATTCCACAACCGGGACATCCTCATCCGCACGGATGACTCCGTAGCCCGTGTGAACCCCATGAGCGGCGATCCCATCCTGATCCGGCGGGCACGCGGCTTCGCGCCCTCACCGATCTTCCTGCCGCAGTCCGGCCCCACGATTCTCGGCACCGGCCCGGAACTCAAATGCACGCTGACCCTCACCAAGGGCGATCAGGCGTTCCCGAGCCAGCACATCGGCAACATGTCGAATCTGGAGACAATGGAGTTCTACCGGGAAATCCTCCATCATATGCAGGACATCCTGCAAGTCTCGCCAAAGATGATCGTGCGCGACCTGCACCCGGACTACATGACCACCACCGTGGCCGACGAAGTCAGCAGCGAACTCGGCATTCCCGTGGTCCCCTTGCAGCATCACTACGCACACATCCACGCCTGCCTCGCGGAGAACAAGTTTACCGACCCGGTCATAGGCATTGCGCTCGACGGCACGGGACTGGGCGACGACGGCACCATCTGGGGCGGCGAATGCCTCATGGTCATGCCGGAACAAATGGAACACCAGCGCCTTGCCCACTTCGCGCACATCCGGCTGCCCGGAGGCGAAGCCGCTGTCCGTGAACCATGGCGCATCGCACAGGCTGCCCTGTGGGAAATTGGCGTCACCGAACCGGGCGCGTACGCGTGGCCGTGGCTCGACGAGTTCGCGCAGGAAAGTAGGTTCCTGCCGCAGATTCTCAAGAAGGATATCAATGCACCGAAAACGAGCAGTTGCGGACGCCTGTTCGACGGAGTGGCTGCCCTGTGCGGACTGGCCAACACCATATCCTATGAAGGACAGGCCGCCATCCGGCTCGAAAAAGTGCAGGACATGACCGAGACCGGCGTTTACCCCTGCCCACTCAAATCCGATGACCCTGTGTCGCTCAACACCCACGAACTCGTTGCGTCGGTCCTCGACGACCTGAACAGGGGCGTGCCGGTACCGAAAATCGCCCGCCGCTTCCACCTCGGCCTGATAAACGGCCTCACGGAAATGGCCTTCGCCTTCTCCACCCTGCTCGATATCCACCACATCGCGCTTTCCGGCGGCGTCATGCAAAACCTGACCATTGCCACGGAACTCCCCATGGCACTTCAGGGTGCGGGCCTGATGCCGCTGACACACAAGCATCTGTCCCCCAACGACTCATGCATCTCGCTCGGACAGGCCGCATGGGGACAGAGAAAACTGCTGCTCAATCAAAAATAA
- a CDS encoding cyclic nucleotide-binding domain-containing protein, with amino-acid sequence MTIVQQQSVQMKQVSHGNYLMRNVLKHNVVFNEGTKGDAAYILTDGKIEISGIIEGHKKVFAVLRPISIFGEMALFLDDNARTATAIALEDSKVIVVTKDDLDEFMRESPKVIASIITVLVSRLKSTTKKAMKVPSVGMGVVRILDLFAANGQMKLRYDQAVKSMADTFVTMPERIEQYIHGLAEQGYLAIGRDEHDTRIIKIRERHILNEVMKNKNE; translated from the coding sequence GTGACGATAGTACAGCAGCAAAGCGTTCAGATGAAACAGGTTTCCCACGGAAACTATCTGATGCGTAACGTACTCAAACACAATGTTGTCTTCAACGAAGGCACCAAAGGCGATGCCGCCTACATTCTCACTGACGGGAAAATCGAAATATCCGGCATCATCGAAGGCCACAAGAAAGTCTTCGCCGTCCTGCGCCCCATTTCCATATTCGGGGAAATGGCCCTCTTCCTTGATGACAATGCGCGCACGGCAACTGCCATCGCTCTGGAAGATTCCAAGGTAATCGTGGTCACCAAGGACGATCTCGACGAATTCATGCGCGAATCCCCAAAGGTCATAGCCTCGATCATCACGGTTCTGGTCAGCCGCCTGAAATCAACGACCAAGAAAGCCATGAAAGTGCCCAGCGTCGGCATGGGAGTGGTCAGAATTCTCGATTTGTTTGCGGCAAACGGCCAGATGAAACTTCGGTATGACCAAGCGGTCAAATCCATGGCCGACACCTTTGTGACCATGCCCGAACGCATAGAGCAATACATTCACGGGCTGGCAGAACAGGGCTATCTGGCTATCGGCCGGGACGAGCACGACACACGCATCATAAAAATACGCGAACGCCACATCCTTAATGAGGTAATGAAAAACAAGAACGAATAG